One genomic region from Henningerozyma blattae CBS 6284 chromosome 2, complete genome encodes:
- the NAM9 gene encoding mitochondrial 37S ribosomal protein uS4m (similar to Saccharomyces cerevisiae NAM9 (YNL137C); ancestral locus Anc_2.129): MPKKAILLKSLTRGRVRTSFNKYNLFNLYKKNRIDFKSKSLYQQKFISKQETRAYHGEHLTEGRWKATFTPALESVAQLDASLRGGKVPDTPYLLQTYGVLEKRLDFALFRAMFASSVRQARQFILHGNVTVNGIKIKHPGYVLKPGDLFHVTPEKVLMALGAKKPNLEEALKVDKIQIVLWNKYVKNARENPKKVWDVKMKKLLNLPNSDPKKQKYLEFVKNYEKSMEARLKKELTDCTPSKILTNVIEHIINKDKEIEKITEDDFSDLYDDNVELKKTSLAIMKEFKTSDNDLYKQFVSKTDEERAKFIEELLALRDPIKETIKAEQIKTLRQIKFHLSTMTKPLNSFLLNKYSVDKLKSGTDNSTNASIPYNPSWSKKLKYHDPIKNVKELIETNSSDENKLKNLINLPWQQKAIFGREEKNKSYFTPWKPRPFLSPFAILPHHIEISFKTCSAIYLNDPKARPGHSEVISPFNLAVHERAYMYYVRKGR; this comes from the coding sequence ATGCCTAAGAAAGCTATACTGTTAAAATCATTGACTAGGGGTCGTGTACGTacttcatttaataaatataatttattcaacCTTTACAAGAAGAATAGAATAGATTTCAAATCGAAATCTCTTTATcaacaaaaatttatttcaaaacaaGAAACAAGAGCATACCATGGTGAACACCTAACTGAAGGTAGATGGAAAGCTACCTTTACTCCAGCCCTGGAATCTGTTGCTCAATTAGATGCATCTTTACGTGGTGGTAAAGTACCAGATACACcttatttattacaaacGTACGGTGTATTAGAAAAGAGATTAGACTTTGCATTATTTAGAGCTATGTTTGCTTCTTCTGTTAGACAAGCAAGACAGTTTATTTTACATGGCAATGTTACTGTAAATGGTATCAAAATTAAGCATCCGGGTTATGTATTAAAACCTGGTGACCTATTTCATGTCACTCCAGAGAAAGTATTAATGGCGTTAGGTGCCAAAAAACCAAATTTAGAAGAAGCATTGAAAGTAGACAAAATCCAAATTGTATTATGGAATAAATATGTGAAAAATGCAAGAgaaaatccaaaaaaagTTTGGGATGtcaaaatgaagaaattattaaatttaccaaattcAGATCCcaagaaacaaaaatatttagagtttgttaaaaattatgaaaagtCCATGGAGGCAAGATTGAAGAAAGAATTGACTGATTGCACACCTTCTAAGATATTAACAAATGTTATTGAACATATAATTAACAAggataaagaaattgaaaaaattactgAAGATGATTTCTCAGATCTGTATGATGATAATGTAGAGTTAAAGAAAACTTCCTTAGCTATAATGAAAGAGTTTAAAACCAGTGATAATGATCTATATAAACAGTTTGTATCAAAAACAGATGAGGAACGTGccaaatttattgaagaattattagctTTGCGTGACCCAATTAAGGAAACAATTAAAGCAgaacaaataaaaacacTTCGTCAAATTAAATTCCATTTGTCAACAATGACCAAACctttaaattctttcttattaaataaatattctgtGGATAAATTAAAGTCAGGTACGGATAATTCCACAAATGCTTCAATTCCTTATAATCCAAGTTGGtctaaaaaattaaaatatcatgatcctattaaaaatgtaaaaGAACTAATTGAAACTAATTCATCTGATGagaataaattaaagaatttaataaatttaccTTGGCAACAAAAAGCTATTTTTGGTAGAGaggaaaaaaacaaatcatATTTCACACCATGGAAGCCAAGGCCATTTTTGTCACCTTTTGCCATCTTACCACAtcatattgaaatttcttttaaaaccTGTAGTgcaatttatttgaatgatCCAAAAGCTCGTCCTGGCCATTCTGAAGTCATTTCACCATTTAATTTAGCTGTACATGAAAGAGCTTATATGTATTATGTTAGAAAAGGTAGGTAA
- the EAF7 gene encoding Eaf7p (similar to Saccharomyces cerevisiae EAF7 (YNL136W); ancestral locus Anc_2.130), whose translation MEPSEWLIVDEIRLFRWISEFKPAGINKHFHMCCIVERMNHPDKYPVTLLQKEIIRAGRVFTANDIWKKISSHYDLKDMDRIENNYAVSLQSKAKKSKSDDIDNEFSIGNKLVKERDFELPWYEYGEIKLANAKRSKIELDDNNNEIVRQKTPKVETPVEKENKDNITSEKPPSKKNNLENEVSISESRPVSDTKSSKLDTHGNIPSTNESTTDTKEKTLETKESTSDAKEITSEINETKSVTKENITNTKKSSPDTNEKISKSEDEHISIKGKDTVNVAASSKDTSCVASSSKDTYKDDKNTASEDAENNSPVNGANLKTADSKITEKGNDSNSNTVEEISVKEIEKEVGASSDKEEVETTRRTIKRKLRSNEVTEKSDTKKTKTKNENDTTIKDKDTGVLENEVSTNTEPIETNIDNKNKDANEEKNENDKDNEDSNKKDRK comes from the coding sequence ATGGAGCCATCAGAATGGTTAATTGTAGATGAAATCAGACTTTTCCGATGGATATCAGAATTTAAGCCAGCGGGAATCAATAAACACTTCCATATGTGTTGTATAGTTGAAAGAATGAATCATCCTGACAAATATCCAGTTACTCTACTTCAAAAGGAAATTATTCGTGCAGGTAGAGTTTTTACAGCAAATGATATATGGAAGAAAATATCATCACACtatgatttaaaagatatggATAggattgaaaataattatgcAGTATCATTACAGAGCAAAGCCAAAAAGTCGAAATctgatgatattgataatgaGTTTAGCATTGGAAATAAATTGGTAAAAGAACGTGATTTTGAACTTCCTTGGTATGAATATGgtgaaataaaattagcAAATGCAAAACGTTCCAAAATAgaattagatgataataataatgaaattgttAGACAAAAAACTCCCAAAGTTGAAACCCCTGTTGAAAAGGagaataaagataatattacTAGTGAGAAACCTCcaagtaaaaaaaacaacttAGAAAATGAAGTAAGTATATCTGAAAGCAGACCAGTATCAGATACTAAATCGAGCAAGCTTGACACTCACGGAAATATACCAAGCACTAATGAAAGCACAACAGATACTAAGGAAAAGACATTAGAAACTAAGGAAAGCACATCTGATGCTAAAGAAATCACATCAGAGATCAATGAAACTAAATCAGTCACTAAGGAAAATATAACAAACACTAAAAAGAGTTCACCAGATACAAATgagaaaatttcaaaatctgAAGATGAGCATATATCTATTAAAGGTAAAGACACAGTAAATGTAGCTGCATCGAGTAAAGATACATCATGTGTGGCTTCCTCAAGTAAAGACACTTATAAGGATGATAAGAATACAGCCAGTGAAGATgcagaaaataattcacCGGTAAATGGAGCTAATTTAAAAACAGCAGATAGCAAGATCACAGAAAAAGGCAATGATTCTAATAGTAATACTGTTGAAGAAATTAGTGtgaaagaaattgaaaaagaagtGGGAGCATCTTCTGACAAAGAAGAAGTTGAAACGACTAGAAGGACTATAAAACGCAAATTGAGAAGCAACGAAGTTACTGAAAAATCTGACACTAAGAAGacaaaaactaaaaatgaGAATGACACAACAATTAAGGATAAAGACACTGGTGTATTGGAGAATGAAGTTTCTACAAATACTGAACCTATTGAAACTAATATagataataagaataaggatgctaatgaagaaaagaatGAAAACGATAAAGATAACGAagatagtaataaaaaGGATAGGAAATAA
- the TBLA0B01120 gene encoding uncharacterized protein (similar to Saccharomyces cerevisiae YHR127W; ancestral locus Anc_2.127), which produces MARTRIQKSNSQNRKQRKSVNPLLGRIQPLDGSSPNGTNTKKNRKTNEKEGYKVVNGKLVSSNDVGVLLREAAKTVARKSNNAISTSRNNNNVSGRKMALQKNSSRNNKINNNNNSTKPNNRIRINRNNNQNQSRTKNNNNQNNNIRPQNGAQPPFTNGYNQLVISTNADASDKILVLYNLALGVKQENLKRILQKLSNSKIGRVRVRDLPSGSATASVRLLNATMEELEHVRSMFDGALVDGRTIQVLISSESSSQLSY; this is translated from the coding sequence ATGGCTCGTACAAGAATCCAAAAATCCAATAGTCAGAATAGGAAACAAAGAAAGTCTGTGAACCCTTTGTTAGGTAGAATTCAACCACTGGATGGTTCATCTCCTAATGGCACAAACACCAAGAAGAATCGTAAGACCAATGAGAAAGAAGGGTATAAAGTGGTGAATGGGAAACTAGTTAGCTCTAACGATGTCGGAGTTTTATTAAGAGAAGCTGCTAAGACAGTAGCTCGTAAGAGTAACAATGCTATATCCACTTCCagaaataacaataacgTGTCTGGAAGGAAAATGGCTCTCCAGAAAAATTCAtctagaaataataaaatcaataacaataataatagtaccAAACCAAACAATCGTATAAGAATCAACAGAAATAACAATCAAAACCAAAGCAGAACTAAGAATAACAACAAtcaaaataacaatatacGCCCTCAAAATGGCGCACAACCTCCTTTCACCAATGGGTACAATCAACTGGTTATATCAACTAATGCAGACGCTTcagataaaatattagtgTTATACAATTTGGCATTGGGAGTCAAAcaagaaaatttgaaacGAATCCTACAAAAGTtatctaattcaaaaattggTAGAGTGAGAGTACGTGATTTACCTTCTGGCTCTGCAACTGCTAGTGTACGGTTATTGAATGCCACCATGGAAGAATTGGAACACGTTAGATCCATGTTCGATGGGGCATTAGTAGACGGAAGAACTATTCAAGTATTGATCTCCTCTGAGTCTAGCTCTCAATTATCATACTGA
- the SRV2 gene encoding adenylate cyclase-binding protein (similar to Saccharomyces cerevisiae SRV2 (YNL138W); ancestral locus Anc_2.128), with protein MSDQSKISMQSYNLVKLLKRLEDATARLEDVTIYQEGYIQAKITKANGGNSVSNASPSTTSTKSSKQVNLAPSASSDSVTTSSAYHTPAATVIQETADAAASDSISDFESFIKESMNPLVELAKKIDPVVEEATDFFKKAFVSQLKVIKLSESCKKPDFNSKEFMDVFTPINNDIIKLVEMKDKYHKSKYLSHLNSLIEGAPLFSWVTVDKPVSFINDFKDASQFWTDRVLKDFRKTDENSVQWVTKLLSMFDDLKAYVKKYHFNGISWNPKGMTLSEATANDSSSVDTNTSASNNSINSSSTAQSATSGGPPPPPPAPPASVFEINNDSSTASKPTPSSGGMSDVFSQLNAGEHITKGLKKVDKSQQTHKNPSLRASSTVPASSSVTKGPPPKPRKPNTLKTKKPPRKELLGSKWFIENYEDQIEPIVIEGNKDESIFIGNCTNTIVQVKGKVNAISMSQSNGSSVVIDSSISGLEIIKCNKFGVQIDSYIPQITIDKSEGGTIYLSTDSLNAEIYTSCSTALNVNLPIGEDGDFVEFPIPEQLKHTFNDASKKITSSVFEHVG; from the coding sequence ATGTCTGATCAAAGCAAGATTAGTATGCAAAGTTATAACTTGGTCAAGTTATTGAAAAGATTGGAAGATGCCACTGCCAGATTGGAAGATGTCACCATCTACCAAGAAGGTTACATCCAAGCCAAGATCACAAAGGCTAATGGCGGTAACAGTGTTTCCAATGCTTCTCCATCTACTACTTCTACAAAGAGTAGTAAGCAAGTAAACTTAGCACCTTCTGCTTCAAGTGATTCAGTTACAACTTCATCTGCATATCATACCCCAGCCGCTACTGTTATTCAAGAAACTGCAGATGCAGCAGCTTCTGATTCTATTTCAGATTTTGAATCTTTTATTAAGGAATCAATGAATCCATTGGTTGAATTAGCTAAGAAGATTGATCCTGTGGTTGAGGAAGCAACAGATTTCTTCAAGAAAGCTTTTGTTTCTCAATTAAAAGTTATCAAATTATCTGAGTCTTGTAAAAAACCagattttaattctaaagaatttatGGATGTTTTCACtccaattaataatgatatcattaaattaGTGGAAATGAAAGATAAATATCATAAGAGCAAATATTTATCTCATTTGAACTCTTTAATTGAAGGTGCTCCTTTATTCTCATGGGTTACTGTCGATAAACCagtttcttttattaatgattttaaagatGCTTCTCAATTCTGGACTGATAGAGTTTTGAAAGATTTTAGAAAAACTGATGAAAATTCAGTCCAATGGGTGACTAAACTATTATCCATGTTTGATGATTTGAAAGCTtatgttaaaaaatatcattttaatGGTATTTCTTGGAACCCTAAGGGTATGACCTTATCAGAAGCCACCGCTAATGACTCCTCTAGCGTTGACACTAATACAAGTGCAAGTAACAACTCAATTAACAGTTCTTCTACTGCACAATCAGCTACAAGCGGTGGTCCACCCCCACCTCCACCTGCTCCACCTGCTTCtgtttttgaaattaataatgattcttCCACTGCAAGTAAGCCAACTCCATCTTCTGGCGGTATGAGTGATGTCTTTTCTCAATTAAATGCGGGTGAACACATTACTAAAGGCTTGAAGAAAGTTGATAAGTCTCAACAAACTCATAAAAATCCTTCTTTACGTGCTTCTTCAACTGTACCAGCATCCTCCTCAGTCACAAAGGGTCCGCCACCAAAGCCAAGAAAGCCAAATACTTTAAAGACTAAAAAACCACCAAGAAAGGAATTACTTGGTAGTAAATggtttattgaaaattatgaaGATCAAATTGAACCAATCGTCATTGAAGGTAATAAAGATGAATCTATCTTTATCGGTAATTGTACAAATACAATAGTTCAAGTTAAAGGTAAAGTTAACGCTATTTCGATGAGTCAATCTAATGGTTCTTCTGTCGTCATCGATTCTTCCATTTCAGGGttggaaattattaaatgtaaTAAGTTCGGTGTTCAAATCGATAGTTATATTCCACAAATTACAATCGATAAATCTGAAGGTGGTACTATCTATTTGTCTACTGATTCACTTAACGCAGAAATTTATACTTCTTGTTCAACAGCATTAAACGTTAATTTACCAATTGGTGAAGATGGTGATTTTGTAGAATTTCCAATACCTGAACAATTGAAACATACTTTCAATGATGCTTCCAAGAAAATAACAAGTTCTGTTTTTGAACATGTTGGTTAA